Sequence from the Sphingosinicella ginsenosidimutans genome:
CGGGTCTTCCACCGCCTCCACCCGCACGCCGCAGACGAGGCCGGTGACGCCCGTGCGCGCCGGGTTGAGCGCGGGCGCCCGGGCGAAGAAATCCTCGAAATTCGTCTTCGCCGCCAGCATCCGGGCCAGCCCGTCCCCGTCATAGCCGGTCAGCCAGTGGATGATCTCGTCCACCTCCGCCTTCGTCCGGCCCTTCTTCTCGGCCTTGGCGACATAATGCGGGTACACGCTTGCGAAACTCATCGTGTAGATGCGGTGGGGCTTCATCGCGGCGGTGCTCCATCGTTCGCGGCCGGCCGAGCCTAAGCGAAACGAAGGACGAGCGACAAGAATGACCTATGCCCGCGACGCCGCCGGCCCCTTCTATCACGGCACCCGCGCCGATCTTGCGGTAGGGGGTTTTCTCAGCCCCGGCTTCGCCTCCAATTTCCAGGCGCAGGCGCTGTCCTGGATCTATTTCGCGGGTACGCTCGACGCCGCCACGTGGGGCGCCGAGCTGGCCAAAGGCGAGGGGCGCGAGCGCATCTACATCGTCGAGCCGACCGGCGCGTTCGAGGACGATCCCAACCTCACCGACAAGAAGTTCCCCGGCAACCCGACCGCCTCCTACCGCTCCCGCGCGCCGCTGCGGATCGTCGGCGAGGTCGAAAGCTGGGAGCCCCATCCGCCGGAGCGGGTGGCCGAGATGAAGGCCTTCCTCGATCGATTGGCGGCCGAAGGCGACATGCGGATCATCGATTGAGGCAGCGGTTCGATCTCGACAAGGCCCGCACCCGCTGCGACAGCGGCGACCGGCGCCGGTGAACGCGAAGGGGAGAGCAGGGATGCAGGGCTTCGACGGCAAGGTCATTCTCGTCACCGGCGGCACGTCGGGGCTCGGCGCGGCGACGGCGCGGCTGCTGGCGGCGCGCGGGGCCCGGGTCGCGCTGACGGGGCGGCGCGCGGCGCAGGGCGAGGCGATCGCGGGCGAGATTGCGGAGGCGGGCGGCGAGGCGCTGTTCATCCGCGCCGACGTCACCGTTGCGGCCGATTGCGATGCGATGGTCGCGCGCACGCTGGATCGGTTCGGCCGACTCGACGGCGCCTTCAACAATGCCGGGATCGCCGGGCGCGCGGGGACCGAGACGGCGGACATCGACGATGAGGTCTGGAACCTGATCGTCGCCACCAATCTCAATTCGGTGTGGCGCAGCATGAAGGCGGAAATCCCCGCCCTGCTCGCCGGCGGCGGCGGTGCGATCGTCAACATGTCGTCGATGTTCGGGCTGATCGGCAGCGATGTGCGCCACGCCGCTTATGCCGCCGCGAAGCATGGCGTGATCGGCCTCACGAAGACGGCGGCGAACGAATATGGCCGCCGCAACATCCGGGTGAACGCGGTCTGCCCCGGCTATTGCCATTCGGAGATGGTCGATCCCCAGGTCGATGCGAAGCCCGAATTCTATGCCGAGGTGATCCGCCGGCACAGCGCGATGGACCGGCTTGGCGAGGCGGACGAGGTGGCCGAGGCGGTCGCCTGGCTCCTCTCCGATGCCGCGAGCTTCGTCAGCGGCGCCGCGCTGCCGATCCAGGGCGGCGATACGACGCCGGTCGGCTGAGCGGCGGGCCGCGCCGCATGGGACACGGCCCGCGCGCCTGTTCAGCAGCCGCAATTCCGGCAGGTGCACGGATTGCAGCGGCATCCGCCCTCGGTCTTGCAGGTGCAGGCGGGCTTCGCATTTTCGGTCTTGGTCATCATTTTCTCCCTTGCTTGCCATGTGGCGAATCGCTCTCTAGCCTCCGGACCATGGTACGGAGTCAAGGGGATCGGCGATGGCGGCCGCAATGACGATCGCCCGCCTCGGCGCGGCGGCCGGCGTCGGGGTCGAAACCATCCGCTATTATCAGCGGCGCGGCCTGCTTGCGGTGCCGCCAAGCGCCGGATCGGTGCGCCGTTACGGCGCCGAGGACGTGCGCCGGCTGAAGTTCATCCGCCGCGCCCAGGCGGCCGGCTTCACGCTTGAGGAAATC
This genomic interval carries:
- the arr gene encoding NAD(+)--rifampin ADP-ribosyltransferase is translated as MTYARDAAGPFYHGTRADLAVGGFLSPGFASNFQAQALSWIYFAGTLDAATWGAELAKGEGRERIYIVEPTGAFEDDPNLTDKKFPGNPTASYRSRAPLRIVGEVESWEPHPPERVAEMKAFLDRLAAEGDMRIID
- a CDS encoding MerR family DNA-binding protein, which produces MAAAMTIARLGAAAGVGVETIRYYQRRGLLAVPPSAGSVRRYGAEDVRRLKFIRRAQAAGFTLEEIGELLRLDRTSDRARVRALATARLAALDAKIAELEAARGALERLKGVCAAGGKGPCPIIAAFDPE
- a CDS encoding SDR family NAD(P)-dependent oxidoreductase — translated: MQGFDGKVILVTGGTSGLGAATARLLAARGARVALTGRRAAQGEAIAGEIAEAGGEALFIRADVTVAADCDAMVARTLDRFGRLDGAFNNAGIAGRAGTETADIDDEVWNLIVATNLNSVWRSMKAEIPALLAGGGGAIVNMSSMFGLIGSDVRHAAYAAAKHGVIGLTKTAANEYGRRNIRVNAVCPGYCHSEMVDPQVDAKPEFYAEVIRRHSAMDRLGEADEVAEAVAWLLSDAASFVSGAALPIQGGDTTPVG
- a CDS encoding DUF2200 domain-containing protein, giving the protein MKPHRIYTMSFASVYPHYVAKAEKKGRTKAEVDEIIHWLTGYDGDGLARMLAAKTNFEDFFARAPALNPARTGVTGLVCGVRVEAVEDPLMREARILDKLIDELARGRKMDKILRTPPPNGA